One Gossypium arboreum isolate Shixiya-1 chromosome 13, ASM2569848v2, whole genome shotgun sequence genomic window, ATCTTTAAACATCCTTTATTCCTAATTTCATGTACCAATTCATAAGCATATAATTATCTCATATAATTTTAAGCAAATATCaagttttacaattaagtccattTTTTTTTAGTCTTAAAACATATCAACTTTATTATCAAAAGTCATTACCCTATCACTTATTGCTTAAACATATGATGTTTTGTAATGAACCTTATGAATATGCCACTAAttccaaatttataaatttaacacAATTATCAACATTTTACAAATGAGTCCTTTAGAGGACTTACTCTAAAAAATAGTTTATCCTCTCTACatgacattattattattattattattattattattattattattattattagcattTACCAATTAATTTGTCAATTAGGGCCTCCttaattcatttcatatcaccaCTTAGTATTTCAATAAAACATTTGCACTTCCTTTATGTATTAGCAAAATCATCCTTTGTAACAATTTTCAGATTATAAATCTTCAATTATTTTCCTTCTTCTCTCCAATCAACatccttaatatttatatttatatatatatatataaatctttGACTCTTAACATATTAGGCTTATGTGTGATATTAATTAAGGATGATCTAATCATACACACATACTCTTATCAAGATAGTCCATTTGAGTGGTagtcactaaaatatttatatctcgacaggattcgaaattaagatccgcctTTTGTTCTTGAAATTAGGCTCGATAAAATTTTTACTtaagccaattaatacagtttaatCTTAAAAATTCCTACTAGTTATACTAGTGGCGGATGGCAAGTTGATGAAGTATGGATAATTTTCTTCATGCTTCCATAAAAAATTctcttaattaattaatattaaaatattataaaaatttattagtcATGATTTCAATCCAATTGTCATAATTTCTTcttacttttcaatttaatctaatGGCCCACATTTGTCCATAACAAAAGATATTTCCCATAATTATCTCATTTaagaaatgactattttaccttTATACTTTCTTTACAATTCTATTCTTTTTATGACATTTTTCTtggtaaaatttataatttaatccttcttATTTCTTCATTTgttcaatttggtccttctagACCCTTTCACCCTTAAGATAGTTGCACTATTGGCccttcaatttttttatatttatactttaacccctcatattttaaatatttatgctTGAaccataaaaaaattatatttttatgatttagtccctgatTCAAATTAATATTTCACAACCTACTTCTTGTTTCATTTTTCTCTAACATCCCTTATCCTTTACTTTATTTATATCTTATTTCACTAAAAACCTATCTCATATTATTTTTAACCAAATGAGTTTTAGGAATGTTACACAACTTATATATTTTGGTACCCAAAAGTAGCAATGTTAAATTTTTAGTGTTTAGTTTAGGTTTTATGATTGGTTTATtgaaagttaattgctaatattagaataaaattagTGTTAATTGTGAACTTGTTTAATTTTGTATTTCATGTGTTAATTTCAATTTGATAGATGTGATTTAATTCGAGTTTTAGAACCgatatgttaaaaattaaatgGCATTATTATTAGCTAATTATTAATTTTCATTAAATCAActttaaaattcaattaaacactaaaaattaacATTGTTAATATTTAGATACCAAAATATTTAACTTTTATTAAATACCGGAATCGCATTACATCAAAACATAGTAAATGTACCATATTAAAAAGGTGTCAAATTGAAGTAACaaaaagtattttaaaaaaacaaaagttCAACTTCCAACAGCGCCCAACCGTGTGATGAAACCAATTTGAAAAGCAAAGATTTCCCTCTCATTCTTCAGTCCATCTTTTCCTGGGGAAAAAGAAGATATGGTTATCATCCCGACAGATTTGAACAATTCCTCCTACGCTAACGACCCTCTCTTCCCGTGGCTACTGTATTCTTCTCTCTCTtgttttcttacaatttaagtttCTATAAATTCTTTGCTATAAATATTTTTCACTAACTTGTTGCAAATCCAGGTCTATAAAAAAGGAATTGGACGACTGGTACTCAGGGAACCGCTCTGGTGGAGATCTCGACAATCTTTTATCAGATTGTATTTCCACTTTCAAGAACAATGCCCAATACAGAAACGACCTTAGATTTCTTAAGATTTGGTTCCTTTATGTAATTATATCTGCTTACTCTTGCGGTTTAGTTTTGGTTTTCGAATTTTCAAGATGCTAGTTGTTACGATTGGTTGAGGTTGATAGCCAATTATTTAATGGTTTGATTTGGTTTTTCGcgttttgtataattttatatagtTCGAGCTTATATGCTTTTACATAGAGAGAGTGAATTAGAAAATTTCTCAACGTGCACGTTTATGGTGGGTGTTTTTGAGCGTTCAGATAACTTCATTGAGTTCTTTTCCCAGCATTGCTTGAATTTTAACGTAGatttaagaatttttttttttacttactaCAAGTAATGCTTCGATTATGTTCGTCGATTTGGTACCTTTGATGCATAAGCTTATGGGGCTCTAGATATTGCATTAACTcaattttttttgtgtgtgtttttcTTTTTCAGTTAGAAGGAAGTAAAGATTACGaaaatatttttagagaaatGGAGGAGAATGAGATATGTATTGGACATTCTCTACTTTATGAGTGGTACGCATATTTTCTTGAAGCCAAAGGGAAGTGGAAGGAAGCACACATCATTTATCATATAGGCATTTCAAGGTTTTGTATTTTTTTCCTCTTTATGTGAATTATAATAGCCCTTTTTTTTGGGGATTGATGTTTTGATTATTGATACTTCTATTATGTTTGGAGAATAGAAAAGCTGAGCCAATTGAGAAGCTAAAGTGGGCACAATCCTTATTTGTCAAAAGAATGTCTGAAAGGCTTAATACTTTCTCACTTGGGAAGGTAATTAAAGCTTAACCTTGAATGTTACCATCACATTTATGACAGCAGATGCATGCGTACATGTACAGAGGTGCAGAATTTGActttcttttataatttatacaCTTCAAATTGTTGATAAGAGTTCACTATGCATCACCTTGTATGATTTTCTGGAAATATCAGGCTAATGCAAAATAATTTCCTCTTATATATGATAATTTTGAAGTTTTTCCTCATAAGATGAAGTTTGAAGTTATGCAGTTATTTTTTTTGAGATTTCATGGATCAATAGGCGTTCAGTCTTTTGCATCTTTTCTAAATGACTGCCTAAGGTTTCAACAACAGCCTTTTCCCTTTAACCCTTTTTACAGATGCCTAATGGGGAATCATTGATAAACATTTCACTAATAAAAGAGTCTTACATTACATCACAAAGTGTTCTTCgtttgaatttagaattaaaAAGCCTGCGTGGGTAAACCCTTgttttctttccatttcttttttcCTTGAGTTTGTTGACATACACGTGCTGCAGGTTGCCGGAGGTGAACAAGTTGAGGTTGGCATGAAACTTATTAATCCATGGTCTGCCTTCATCGTTGAAGAGCTTTTAAAGAAGATACATCCACGAATCACAAAATATGATGTGAGAGTTTGCTTAGATTTGTTGCATGTTTCTTCACTTTTTAGTCTTATTCCTGGTTAGTCTTATTCTAGCCTTTTTGACATTTATTTCAGGGATACCACCTGAGTAAGAAAGCTTACTCTGGAAAAGTGGCCTTATCTTCTTTGAAgaaatcatcaaggaataaaatTATTGAGATAGGTAATTACTGTGATGCTGAAATATGATTCTAGCTTGATGCTTTGAACtgtgtcgtgtgaaaattttctaaccaTAATTGTCAAACCAGATCTATGTGAATAATTAGTGAGATTAAAGGTGAGAAAAAGGTTCACAGTAAACTATGAGATCAAAATTTGCTGCCAACACTGATTTATGGTTTTGCTTAACACCGTGACTATATTTACAAGCAACTTCCTTCACCTTCTCTTGGTTATCTTAGCTTCATATCATTACCTATTTTGTCATATTCCTTAGTCTTTTGCTTACCCCTTCTAAAAATTGATGCAAATTGTGAAATATTGAAGAGAATCTGTATCATAGTGACGAAGCAAgccttttttatttttggaaaattaataTATCTCTTGGATTCTTTTTTCCTCTGTATGTGTTATTCTTTTATCTATATTTTCAAAAGGCGGAAAGAAGTATCAGATCAAGGGGTGTGCTGGTCAGGGTGGCTTTGCTCAAGTATTTAAAGCATATGTCGATAGCAATCCTGATGATGCTGTTGCATTAAAGGTCAATTTCACCTTTGATAAAGATCACAGTTTCACATTTTGGACTCTGTTCTAACATTACAAAACTCTTCTTGCAGATACAAAGGCCTGCTTTCCCTTGGGAATTCTACATGTACCGTCAACTTGATGAACGTATCTCAGGCAAACAGGTCCAACAATTCTAGTTGCTTATGATTATACATCATTATCAGTGTATTCTGGCCTGATGAGCTTTTCTTGTTTTTCTAATTTCATTGTATCAGAGATCAAGCTTTGGTTTTGCtcataaaattcatatatattctGATTGTAGCATACTCATATGCGACTATCTAGCTCATGGGACACTTCAGGTAGGTTTATGTCCTGCTACAGCTCCAGCCAAGCCAAAGGAGGCTTCTCTAACATTTGCCATTGTGTTGTACAGGATGCCATTAATTCTTATGTAGTTACTGGCAAATTCATGGAAGAGGTATTGTGCATTTATTACACTACAGAGATGCTTTACATGTTGGAAACTCTGCATAGTGTTGGCATCATTCATGGTGATTTCAAGCCTGATAATCTTCTCATTCGCTATTCTAAGTAAGTGTTTCCTTTTCATTACTATAGGTCATGACTGAATGTTTTGTGCAGCCTACTTGTAACTGTATCTTGGTTTTTGATGTATTCTGTAAAATCAGTAAATACAATAATGACGTTTATAAAAGGAAAACTAATGACCTTAATGACAATGTCTGAACTATTATTTTCTAGTCTGAGTTTTAAGTCTACCACAGTAAACACTGCATTCCTGATGGTTAAAAGTTAATGACATTGCACTTGATGTTATTAAGAAGCCTTAAATGGGAGTAGCCTGGATATTTACATGTAAGCGGACCAGCGCACTAATGTATAAGCCATTTGTAACTGTTCATAAAAGTCATGGAGATATTTATGCTGTACCTCTGCTGTTCacctttcaaatatatatatttttcagaaAGGCAAAACATTTTGAGTACTTATTTTCTAAAGTCCAAAGTTGGCTTCAAAGTTATtgttaacattattttattttctaaagtcCAAAATTGGCTTCAAAGTGATTGTTAACATTATTTAGTTACAAAATGGAATTCATTTGagcattt contains:
- the LOC108461889 gene encoding mitotic checkpoint serine/threonine-protein kinase BUB1 isoform X1, which gives rise to MVIIPTDLNNSSYANDPLFPWLLSIKKELDDWYSGNRSGGDLDNLLSDCISTFKNNAQYRNDLRFLKIWFLYLEGSKDYENIFREMEENEICIGHSLLYEWYAYFLEAKGKWKEAHIIYHIGISRKAEPIEKLKWAQSLFVKRMSERLNTFSLGKVAGGEQVEVGMKLINPWSAFIVEELLKKIHPRITKYDGYHLSKKAYSGKVALSSLKKSSRNKIIEIGGKKYQIKGCAGQGGFAQVFKAYVDSNPDDAVALKIQRPAFPWEFYMYRQLDERISGKQRSSFGFAHKIHIYSDCSILICDYLAHGTLQDAINSYVVTGKFMEEVLCIYYTTEMLYMLETLHSVGIIHGDFKPDNLLIRYSKDDLSEEGFKDRTGSWLDQGLYLVDWGRGIDLQLFPKNTEFTGDCRTSGFCCIEMQEKKPWTFQTDTYGLCVAVHMMLHNTYMEVERKASDGGYIYLPKSSFKRYWNVELWKALFTKLLNVKPGNNDIELLRSLRKSFLDYMHDNPLLIKKLKGLLVKQRGTLCSA
- the LOC108461889 gene encoding mitotic checkpoint serine/threonine-protein kinase BUB1 isoform X2; the protein is MVIIPTDLNNSSYANDPLFPWLLSIKKELDDWYSGNRSGGDLDNLLSDCISTFKNNAQYRNDLRFLKIWFLYLEGSKDYENIFREMEENEICIGHSLLYEWYAYFLEAKGKWKEAHIIYHIGISRKAEPIEKLKWAQSLFVKRMSERLNTFSLGKVAGGEQVEVGMKLINPWSAFIVEELLKKIHPRITKYDGYHLSKKAYSGKVALSSLKKSSRNKIIEIGGKKYQIKGCAGQGGFAQVFKAYVDSNPDDAVALKIQRPAFPWEFYMYRQLDERISGKQRSSFGFAHKIHIYSDCSILICDYLAHGTLQDAINSYVVTGKFMEEVLCIYYTTEMLYMLETLHSVGIIHGDFKPDNLLIRYSKDDLSEEGFKDRTGSWLDQGLYLVDWGRGIDLQLFPKNTEFTGDCRTSGFCCIEMQEKKPWTFQANTYGLCVAVHMMLHNTYMEVERKASDGGYIYLPKSSFKRYWNVELWKALFTKLLNVKPGNNDIELLRSLRKSFLDYMHDNPLLIKKLKGLLVKQRGTLCSA